A window of Castanea sativa cultivar Marrone di Chiusa Pesio chromosome 1, ASM4071231v1 contains these coding sequences:
- the LOC142621597 gene encoding glucan endo-1,3-beta-glucosidase 11-like, translated as MKIFWVLFRFLTMFLIFFSSIVSLTVQGFTGTYGINYGRIADNIPSPDQVVTLLRAAKIKNVRIYDADHSVLKAFSGTGLELVVGLPNDYVKDMSANADHAVSWVKENVQSFLPGTNIRGIAVGNEILGGGDTEMWAALLGAVKNIYNATQTLHLTDIQITTAHSQAVFANSYPPSSCIFKDNIVQYMKPLLEFFSQIGSPFCLNAYPFLAYMSDPENIDINYALFQSTQGIDDTKTDLHYDNMLDAQIDAAYAALEDAGFKKMEVIVTETGWASRGDDSEAAATVTNAMTYNYNLRKRLAKRKGTPLRPKMVVKAYIFAIFNEDLKPGPTSERNFGLFKPDGSIVYNIGFHGLKSSSADTLLLSLKDIRAQDWSRPHFLVSAISAVALLVFLR; from the exons ATGAAAATCTTCTGGGTCCTTTTCCGGTTTCTTACCATGTTCTTGATCTTCTTCTCTTCAATTG TCTCTCTGACAGTGCAAGGATTCACTGGAACCTATGGAATAAATTATGGACGAATTGCAGATAACATCCCTTCACCTGATCAAGTTGTTACTCTTCTCAGagcagcaaaaataaaaaatgtaagaaTTTATGACGCTGATCACAGTGTATTAAAGGCCTTCAGTGGAACTGGGCTTGAATTAGTGGTTGGACTTCCAAATGACTACGTGAAAGACATGAGTGCCAATGCAGATCATGCAGTGAGTTGGGTTAAAGAGAACGTGCAGTCATTCCTTCCAGGGACAAACATTCGTGGCATTGCTGTGGGCAATGAAATTTTAGGAGGGGGTGATACTGAGATGTGGGCAGCTCTTCTGGGTGCAGTGAAAAATATTTACAACGCCACACAGACGCTTCATCTAACTGATATTCAGATTACCACAGCACATTCACAGGCTGTTTTTGCTAATTCCTATCCTCCCTCCTCTTGTATATTCAAAGATAATATTGTTCAATATATGAAGCCACTCTTGGAGTTCTTCTCACAAATTGGTTCTCCTTTCTGTTTAAATGCTTACCCGTTCTTGGCCTATATGAGTGATCCAGAGAATATTGATATTAATTACGCTCTTTTCCAGTCAACCCAGGGGATTGACGATACGAAAACCGATCTGCATTATGATAACATGCTTGATGCACAGATTGATGCAGCATATGCAGCTTTGGAAGATGCTGGATTCAAAAAGATGGAAGTCATTGTTACAGAGACTGGATGGGCGTCACGTGGAGATGACAGTGAAGCTGCAGCCACAGTAACTAATGCAATGACATATAATTATAACCTGCGGAAAAGGCTTGCAAAGAGGAAAGGAACCCCTCTTAGACCAAAAATGGTGGTGAAGGCTtatatttttgcaatatttaatGAAGATTTGAAGCCTGGTCCAACTTCTGAGAGAAATTTTGGACTGTTTAAGCCTGATGGGAGCATTGTGTACAATATTGGGTTTCATGGGCTTAAATCTTCATCAGCAGATACATTGCTTTTGTCTTTGAAG